The following proteins come from a genomic window of Coffea arabica cultivar ET-39 chromosome 11c, Coffea Arabica ET-39 HiFi, whole genome shotgun sequence:
- the LOC113715698 gene encoding isoeugenol synthase 1, translating into MAPTKSKILIFAATGYLGKYMVDASVSLGHPTYVYIRPLKPTTDSTKLQLLKEFESMGVTIFQGELDEHEKLVSVLRQVDVVISTLAVPQHLEQFKIINAMKEAGNIKRFVPSEFGNEVDRVSGLPPFEALLDNKRKVRRAIEAAGIPFTYVSANSFAAYFVDYLLHPHQKTDEVTVYGSGEAKAVLNYEEDVAIYTIRAATDPRVEKRVIIYRPPKNIVSQLDLISSWEKKTGRTMKITHLPEEEVVKLTETLPVPDNISVAILHNIYIKGDQTSFELTENDLEASKLYPDHNYTSVDDLLNRCLVDPPKPKLAAFV; encoded by the exons ATGGCTCCAACGAAGAGCAAGATATTGATATTTGCAGCCACAGGTTACCTTGGAAAATATATGGTGGACGCAAGCGTTTCTCTTGGCCATCCAACCTATGTCTATATCCGTCCACTCAAGCCGACTACTGATTCTACAAAGCTTCAACTGCTCAAAGAATTCGAATCAATGGGAGTCACCATTTTCCAA GGAGAACTTGATGAACATGAGAAGCTGGTTTCTGTGCTTCGACAAGTAGATGTGGTCATATCAACTCTAGCCGTCCCACAGCATCTTGAACAATTCAAAATCATTAATGCCATGAAAGAGGCAGGCAACATCAAG AGATTTGTTCCTTCAGAATTTGGAAATGAAGTTGATAGAGTGAGTGGACTTCCACCGTTTGAAGCTTTACTTGATAACAAGAGGAAGGTGAGGAGGGCAATTGAAGCAGCTGGAATTCCATTTACATACGTGTCTGCAAATTCATTTGCAGCTTACTTCGTAGATTACTTGCTTCATCCACATCAAAAGACAGATGAAGTTACTGTATATGGGAGCGGTGAAGCCAAGG CCGTGTTGAACTACGAGGAGGACGTTGCAATCTATACAATCAGGGCAGCAACAGATCCAAGAGTAGAAAAGCGTGTCATCATCTACAGACCTCCTAAAAATATTGTCTCGCAGCTGGATCTGATTTCTTCATGGGAGAAAAAGACTGGACGTACAATGAAAATAACCCATCTTCCCGAGGAAGAAGTGGTCAAGCTCACTGAAA CGTTGCCTGTTCCAGACAATATTTCAGTGGCCATTCTTCATaatatatacatcaaaggtgATCAAACGAGCTTTGAGTTAACAGAGAATGACTTGGAAGCCTCCAAGCTTTATCCTGATCACAACTACACCTCAGTTGATGATCTTCTCAACCGGTGTCTGGTTGACCCTCCCAAACCCAAGTTGGCTGCATTTGTTTAA
- the LOC113716190 gene encoding putative fasciclin-like arabinogalactan protein 20, whose amino-acid sequence MASLSVFLSLLTLFSLLSLAQLQSPPPSTSPQPQPPPPSPPQSLLNAAETLSNSGYNAMSLTLNLLLDQPRFISFPSSLTIFTPPDSAFAAAGQPSLSLLLLHFSPLSLSLESLSSLPFSSPIPTLSKTHASVFITTSFENPTKISINNVEISGSPVYDDGSVVVFAVENFFEPNFALPAPQSVINSNPECVKFSTFSRYKEASGVLKSRGYSIFATFLDLQLMGFVDSDKIPSENETKLTIFAPVDEALIGDSGNFLLYSSIFLRHLLPCKLNWNELNGIANETVFRNYVEELSMKIQKSGDKVMINGVEITAPGLYENEGIAIHGVREMIPVLDGADEDTAETSFMKFEKKKVEGNCPSPDRSEF is encoded by the coding sequence ATGGCTTCCCTCAGTGTTttcctctctctcctcactctctTTTCCCTCCTCTCCCTCGCCCAACTCCAATCCCCGCCGCCATCAACTTCCCCACAACCACAGCCTCCACCACCGTCGCCGCCACAGTCTCTTTTGAATGCAGCAGAGACCCTATCGAATTCAGGCTACAATGCCATGTCCCTCACTTTAAATCTCCTCCTTGATCAACCCCGTTTCATCAGCTTTCCATCTTCGCTGACCATATTTACTCCGCCTGATTCCGCCTTTGCTGCTGCAGGCCAGCCTTCACTCTCCCTGCTCCTCCTCCACTTCTCGCCACTTTCTCTTTCCCTCGAATCACTCAGTTCTCTGCCATTTTCTTCCCCCATCCCAACCCTGTCAAAAACCCATGCTTCCGTCTTTATCACCACCTCATTCGAAAACCCCACCAAAATTTCCATCAACAATGTTGAAATTTCCGGCTCACCCGTCTATGATGATGGCTCTGTTGTGGTTTTTGCAGTGGAAAATTTCTTTGAGCCTAATTTCGCTCTTCCCGCTCCTCAGTCAGTCATAAACTCCAACCCAGAATGCGTGAAATTCAGTACCTTTTCACGGTATAAGGAGGCATCAGGGGTACTAAAATCAAGGGGTTATTCAATTTTTGCCACTTTTCTGGACTTGCAATTGATGGGCTTTGTGGATTCCGATAAAATCCCTTCTGAGAATGAGACAAAACTGACTATTTTTGCCCCTGTGGATGAGGCTTTGATTGGGGATTCCGGGAATTTTCTTCTGTATTCATCCATTTTCTTGAGGCATTTGTTACCCTGTAAGCTTAATTGGAATGAGCTCAATGGGATTGCAAATGAGACTGTTTTCAGAAACTATGTTGAGGAGCTTAGCATGAAAATCCAGAAATCTGGTGATAAAGTGATGATTAATGGGGTTGAGATTACTGCTCCAGGATTATACGAGAATGAAGGGATTGCAATTCACGGTGTGAGGGAGATGATACCAGTATTGGACGGTGCAGATGAGGATACTGCAGAGACATCTTTCATGAAATTTGAGAAGAAGAAAGTTGAGGGAAATTGTCCTTCCCCCGATCGTAGTGAATTCTGA
- the LOC113716189 gene encoding NAC domain-containing protein 30-like — protein MVRDCPLGFRFRPTEEELITLLWFKATNQQQHITDAVPKKKLYGVDALPWNIFAEDDVRWELSDDSGKKRTKRVTYAVTKLSKISPNKVARTAGSGMWEGQSKGKDVLNSRGETIGSIKMLSYVLNSGSP, from the coding sequence ATGGTTCGAGATTGTCCATTAGGGTTTCGTTTTAGGCCAACAGAGGAAGAATTAATAACCCTCCTCTGGTTCAAGGCTACAAACCAGCAGCAGCATATCACGGATGCTGTCCCCAAGAAGAAACTTTACGGTGTTGATGCCTTGCCCTGGAATATTTTTGCCGAAGATGATGTTCGCTGGGAATTGTCTGATGACAGTGGAAAGAAGCGTACGAAAAGGGTGACATATGCGGTTACTAAGCTATCCAAGATAAGTCCTAACAAGGTTGCAAGAACTGCTGGAAGCGGGATGTGGGAGGGCCAATCTAAGGGCAAAGATGTTCTTAACTCTAGAGGAGAGACCATCGGTTCGATTAAGATGTTGAGCTATGTCCTGAATTCTGGTTCTCCTTGA
- the LOC113716378 gene encoding uncharacterized protein: MAFLFQKFQEAVKVLARSPTFAREPRHLQFEADINRLFLYTSYKLLGKDADEADAEEIIDMASKASLTDQQKQVQENIHSQIETFCTTMDDIVLPNLQSTEKAHEPIEEKNITSRRSGLSLAVGRSSPLNEHLVGSETKPLSQLEVSQRLKDLRGYTLEIKPSEIPHKDAGKGLFLNGEADVGTVIAFYPGVVYSPAYYQYIPGYPRVDAQNSYLITRYDGTIINAQPWGAGGESREVWNGSCVSESRPKVEVTGKGSDRMWQLLSKPMDGSKIGMKGEILERRNPLAFAHYANHPAKDMVPNVMVSPYDFPLTEKNLRVYIPNISFGNGEEVNMKRFGSFWFKSWKSGSHVSDVPILKTLVLVATRPLCDEELLLNYRLSNSKQRPSWYTPVDEEEDRRRWS; the protein is encoded by the exons ATGGCCTTCCTATTTCAGAAGTTTCAGGAG GCTGTGAAAGTTCTCGCTAGAAGTCCCACATTTGCTAGGGAGCCAAGGCACCTTCAATTTGAAGCGGATATAAACCGCCTCTTCCTTTACACGAG CTACAAGCTTTTGGGAAAGGATGCTGATGAAGCAGATGCCGAGGAGATCATTGACATGGCTAGTAAAGCATCACTTACCGATCAGCAAAAGCAGGTCCAAGAAAATATCCATTCTCAAATAGAAACCTTCTGCACAACTATGGATGATATTGTCCTTCCAAATTTGCAAAGTACAGAGAAGGCACATGAAccgattgaggaaaagaatatTACTTCTCGACGAAGTGGCCTTAGTCTTGCTGTTGGTCGGAGTAGTCCACTGAACGAACATCTTG TTGGTTCAGAAACAAAGCCATTAAGCCAATTGGAGGTGTCACAAAGGTTGAAGGACCTCAGGGGTTACACCCTTGAGATCAAGCCATCTGAAATTCCACACAAGGATGCTGGAAAAGGCTTATTCTTAAATGGTGAAGCTGATGTAGGCACTGTTATAGCATTTTATCCTGGTGTAGTGTACTCGCCAGCATATTACCAGTATATTCCTGGCTATCCAAGAGTTGATGCACAAAATTCTTACTTGATCACTAGGTATGATGGCACTATAATTAATGCTCAGCCATGGGGTGCTGGGGGTGAATCTCGTGAAGTGTGGAATGGCTCTTGTGTTTCTGAATCTAGGCCTAAAGTTGAAGTTACTGGAAAGGGTTCAGATAGAATGTGGCAGTTGCTTAGTAAACCTATGGATGGTTCCAAGATAGGCATGAAGGGTGAAATCTTGGAAAGGAGGAATCCTCTGGCCTTTGCTCATTATGCCAATCACCCAGCTAAGGATATGGTTCCCAATGTAATGGTCAGCCCCTATGACTTTCCACTTACTGAGAAGAACCTGAGAGTGTATATACCTAATATCTCATTTGGAAATGGAGAGGAAGTGAACATGAAAAGGTTTGGCAGTTTTTGGTTCAAATCTTGGAAATCGGGTAGCCATGTATCTGATGTACCTATTTTGAAGACTCTTGTACTTGTGGCCACTAGACCGCTCTGTGATGAAGAGTTGCTCTTGAACTACAGGCTGAGCAACTCAAAACAACGGCCATCATGGTATACTCCTGTGGATGAGGAAGAGGATCGAAGAAGGTGGAGCTAA